The following are encoded together in the Mesoterricola sediminis genome:
- the sdaAB gene encoding L-serine ammonia-lyase, iron-sulfur-dependent subunit beta produces the protein MGIFDILGPVMVGPSSSHTAGAVRIGQFGRLLLGEEPGRAVIGLHGSFAATGEGHGTPLALLAGLLGMDPDDEGIPAAMEIARERGLDFRFETTDLGEVHPNSVRMALKGEDAALELRASSVGGGRIQVWGLDGFPVFLEGVYPTVLLVYPDRPGMLAMVTTILGNAGMNIATIKAHRDSRGGQALMTVELDHTPAVGILNALRHLPYMEQVRFVPRLGFGG, from the coding sequence GTGGGCATCTTCGACATCCTCGGCCCCGTCATGGTGGGCCCCAGCAGTTCCCACACGGCGGGCGCCGTGCGGATCGGACAATTCGGACGCCTGCTCCTGGGCGAGGAGCCCGGGCGCGCCGTCATCGGCCTCCACGGCTCCTTCGCGGCCACCGGGGAGGGGCACGGCACGCCCCTGGCCCTCCTGGCGGGGCTCCTGGGCATGGACCCCGACGACGAGGGCATTCCCGCGGCGATGGAGATCGCCCGGGAGCGCGGCCTGGACTTCCGGTTCGAGACGACGGACCTCGGCGAGGTCCACCCCAATTCCGTGCGCATGGCCCTCAAGGGGGAGGACGCCGCCCTGGAGCTGCGCGCCAGCAGCGTGGGCGGCGGCCGCATCCAGGTGTGGGGCCTGGACGGGTTCCCGGTGTTCCTGGAGGGCGTCTATCCGACGGTGCTCCTGGTCTACCCGGACCGTCCCGGCATGCTCGCCATGGTGACCACCATCCTGGGGAACGCCGGCATGAACATCGCCACCATCAAGGCGCACCGGGACTCCCGGGGGGGCCAGGCCCTGATGACGGTGGAACTCGACCACACGCCCGCGGTGGGCATCCTCAACGCTCTTCGGCACCTGCCCTACATGGAGCAGGTCCGCTTCGTGCCCCGCCTGGGCTTCGGAGGCTGA
- a CDS encoding 4Fe-4S dicluster domain-containing protein, with amino-acid sequence MSEGQERKGRGTVWVKQEVCKGCSYCIDFCPTHALQFSREFNAKGYHFPVLERPEDCTGCDNCGLYCPDFAIYGARWKDIDAKKAQNA; translated from the coding sequence ATGAGCGAAGGACAGGAACGAAAAGGCCGGGGCACCGTGTGGGTGAAGCAGGAGGTCTGCAAAGGCTGCTCCTACTGCATCGACTTCTGCCCCACCCACGCCCTGCAGTTCTCGCGCGAATTCAACGCGAAGGGCTACCACTTCCCGGTCCTCGAGCGTCCCGAGGACTGCACGGGCTGCGACAACTGCGGCCTCTACTGCCCGGACTTCGCGATCTACGGAGCCCGGTGGAAGGACATCGACGCGAAGAAGGCGCAGAACGCGTAA
- a CDS encoding PHP domain-containing protein, with amino-acid sequence MIDLHAHSIYSDGTDTPERLVELAEQAGLTALALTDHDTLEGLDRFLACQPRTGVELVPGVELSCRYLGRVLHVLGLFVDPLDPAFRARIQDMRDRRVERNRAMVARLRELGVPITWEEVAALAPTDTVSRTHFARALVARGAAGSPQDAFRRYIGDDGPAFVPLRDLTPGEAAAWIRDAGGVAVVAHPGRFTSRAFRWDEAMAELKAAGMAGLEAHYPDYGPQEHRYFLDLAADLDMVASGGSDYHGGHKPGQHLGVGTGSLHVPDAVLDQLKGRRPGCAV; translated from the coding sequence GTGATCGACCTTCATGCCCATTCCATCTATTCCGATGGCACCGATACCCCGGAGCGGCTCGTGGAGCTGGCCGAACAGGCAGGCCTCACGGCCCTGGCCCTCACGGACCACGACACCCTGGAGGGGCTCGACCGGTTCCTCGCGTGTCAACCCCGCACCGGCGTGGAGCTGGTGCCCGGCGTGGAGCTGAGCTGCCGCTACCTGGGCCGGGTCCTCCACGTGCTCGGGCTCTTCGTCGATCCCCTGGATCCGGCCTTCCGGGCCCGCATCCAGGACATGCGGGACCGCCGCGTGGAGCGCAACCGCGCGATGGTGGCCCGCCTCCGCGAGCTGGGCGTCCCCATCACCTGGGAGGAGGTGGCCGCCCTGGCCCCCACGGACACCGTGAGCCGGACCCACTTCGCCCGGGCCCTGGTGGCGCGGGGCGCCGCCGGCAGCCCCCAGGACGCCTTCCGGCGCTACATCGGGGACGACGGCCCCGCCTTCGTCCCCCTCCGGGACCTCACCCCCGGCGAGGCCGCCGCGTGGATCCGGGACGCGGGCGGCGTGGCCGTCGTCGCGCACCCCGGGCGCTTCACCAGCCGCGCCTTCCGCTGGGACGAGGCCATGGCGGAGCTCAAGGCCGCGGGCATGGCGGGCCTGGAGGCCCACTACCCCGACTACGGCCCCCAGGAGCACCGCTACTTCCTGGACCTGGCGGCGGACCTGGACATGGTGGCCTCCGGCGGCAGCGACTACCACGGCGGCCACAAGCCCGGCCAGCACCTGGGCGTCGGGACGGGCTCCCTGCACGTGCCCGACGCCGTCCTGGACCAGTTGAAGGGGCGCCGCCCCGGATGCGCGGTATAG
- a CDS encoding response regulator yields the protein MSRKILIVEDDPINVKFMKVVLVRKGGFEVVVSEDVYEILDLARSGTLSAVIMDISLTRSVHEGRNVDGIYITRLLKADPATRGIPVILATAHAMTGDRERFLAETGAEHYLAKPLHDPDHFLAEVNRVFPA from the coding sequence ATGAGCCGAAAGATCCTGATCGTCGAGGATGATCCGATCAACGTCAAATTCATGAAGGTCGTCCTCGTCCGGAAGGGCGGGTTCGAGGTCGTGGTGTCCGAGGACGTGTACGAGATCCTCGACCTGGCGCGCTCCGGCACCCTTTCGGCCGTGATCATGGACATCAGCCTGACCCGGTCCGTGCATGAGGGCCGCAACGTGGACGGCATCTACATCACCCGCCTCCTGAAGGCCGACCCCGCCACCCGGGGCATCCCCGTCATCCTCGCCACCGCCCACGCCATGACCGGGGACCGGGAGCGGTTCCTGGCCGAGACGGGCGCCGAGCACTACCTCGCCAAGCCCCTCCACGACCCGGACCACTTCCTGGCCGAGGTGAACCGGGTCTTCCCCGCATGA
- the sdaAA gene encoding L-serine ammonia-lyase, iron-sulfur-dependent, subunit alpha, which yields MTLVAGTLSAYRAAALERDAPLWSVFLAEEAAQSGRDPSALEALMRERIRVMRQSAARGLGNPQMSRSGLIRGGAHRMAAWMDSGASLLGPAFTRLAATALAVAEVNACMGRIVAAPTAGACGVLPAALFTVADEKGRSEEELVRAFFTAGGVGLVIEHLASLSGAEGGCQAEVGSASAMAAGGLVELMGGTPLQVDHAVAFALSNVMGLICDPVQGLVEVPCVYRNAMGAANAVVSAEIALAGVESAFTADQVIETMGRVGRRIPEEFRETARGGLASLPAPGCDSCRGACGNA from the coding sequence ATGACCCTGGTCGCCGGAACCCTCTCCGCCTATCGCGCCGCCGCCCTCGAGCGGGACGCGCCCCTCTGGTCCGTGTTCCTGGCGGAGGAGGCCGCGCAGAGCGGCCGTGATCCGTCCGCCCTGGAGGCGCTCATGCGCGAGCGCATCCGGGTGATGCGCCAGTCCGCGGCGCGCGGGCTCGGCAACCCCCAGATGTCCCGGAGCGGCCTCATCCGCGGCGGCGCCCACCGGATGGCCGCGTGGATGGACAGCGGCGCCTCGCTCCTGGGGCCCGCCTTCACGCGCCTCGCGGCCACGGCCCTGGCGGTGGCGGAAGTGAACGCCTGCATGGGCCGCATCGTCGCCGCGCCCACGGCCGGCGCCTGCGGCGTGCTGCCCGCGGCCCTGTTCACCGTCGCGGACGAGAAGGGCCGCAGCGAGGAGGAGCTCGTGCGCGCCTTCTTCACCGCGGGCGGGGTCGGCCTCGTGATCGAGCACCTCGCCTCCCTCTCGGGCGCCGAAGGAGGCTGCCAGGCCGAGGTGGGCTCGGCCTCCGCGATGGCGGCCGGCGGGCTCGTGGAGCTCATGGGCGGGACCCCGCTCCAGGTGGACCACGCCGTCGCCTTCGCCCTCTCCAACGTCATGGGGCTCATCTGCGATCCCGTCCAGGGACTCGTGGAGGTGCCCTGCGTCTACCGCAACGCCATGGGCGCGGCCAACGCCGTCGTGAGCGCGGAGATCGCGCTGGCGGGCGTGGAGAGCGCCTTCACCGCGGACCAGGTCATCGAGACGATGGGCCGCGTCGGACGGCGCATTCCGGAAGAATTTCGCGAAACGGCGCGGGGCGGACTCGCGTCACTGCCCGCCCCCGGTTGTGACTCTTGTCGCGGCGCCTGCGGCAACGCATAG
- a CDS encoding 2-oxoacid:acceptor oxidoreductase subunit alpha: protein MHADPKGVLTGVHFIDGDHAACEGALAAGCRFVAGYPITPSTEIVERFAARIPKVGGVFIQMEDELAASIAIQGAAWGGKKVMNVTSGPGLSLMMEHLGYAFITETPCVWIDVQRCGPSTGVPTGPAQHDMMQVKWGSHGDFQIIALCPNSPQECFDLTVRAFNLTETWRVPVFLMMDEVVGHMTERVDIPRPEDIEVVERKWTNKRPGEYQVYGTTPEDLVPEMTKAGDGHRIHVTGLTHNEKGYPDMSVPNQERMLGRLIGKIQQNADQLVDVREDRTEDADVVVVSYGITSRVAMAAIEQARAKGVKVGSARLVIAWPFPAKRMQELARTAKVFVVPEMNMGQMVQEVERAVAGVAKVVSVPHAGGSVHDVETILSAIMEASR, encoded by the coding sequence TTGCACGCTGATCCCAAAGGAGTCCTGACGGGCGTCCACTTCATCGACGGCGACCACGCCGCCTGTGAAGGCGCCCTCGCCGCCGGCTGCCGGTTCGTGGCCGGATATCCCATCACCCCCTCCACCGAGATCGTGGAGCGCTTCGCGGCCCGCATTCCCAAGGTGGGCGGCGTCTTCATCCAGATGGAGGACGAGCTCGCCGCGAGCATCGCCATCCAGGGCGCCGCCTGGGGCGGGAAGAAGGTCATGAACGTGACCAGCGGCCCCGGCCTGTCCCTCATGATGGAGCACCTGGGCTACGCCTTCATCACGGAGACCCCCTGCGTGTGGATCGACGTCCAGCGCTGCGGCCCCTCCACCGGCGTCCCCACCGGCCCGGCCCAGCACGACATGATGCAGGTGAAGTGGGGCTCCCACGGCGACTTCCAGATCATCGCCCTCTGCCCGAACAGCCCCCAGGAGTGCTTCGACCTCACCGTCCGCGCCTTCAACCTGACCGAGACCTGGCGCGTGCCCGTGTTCCTCATGATGGACGAGGTGGTGGGCCACATGACGGAGCGCGTGGACATCCCCAGGCCCGAGGACATCGAGGTCGTGGAGCGCAAGTGGACGAATAAGCGTCCGGGCGAGTACCAGGTCTACGGCACGACGCCCGAGGACCTGGTCCCCGAGATGACGAAGGCCGGCGACGGCCATCGCATCCACGTGACGGGCCTGACCCACAACGAGAAGGGCTACCCCGACATGAGCGTCCCCAACCAGGAGCGCATGCTGGGCCGGCTCATCGGCAAGATCCAGCAGAACGCCGACCAGCTCGTGGACGTCCGCGAGGACCGCACCGAGGACGCCGACGTCGTCGTCGTCTCCTACGGCATCACCAGCCGCGTGGCCATGGCCGCCATCGAGCAGGCCCGCGCCAAGGGCGTCAAGGTGGGCAGCGCCCGCCTCGTCATCGCCTGGCCCTTCCCCGCCAAGCGCATGCAGGAGCTGGCCCGGACCGCCAAGGTGTTCGTGGTGCCCGAAATGAACATGGGCCAGATGGTGCAGGAAGTCGAACGAGCGGTCGCTGGCGTGGCCAAGGTC
- a CDS encoding tRNA pseudouridine synthase A, protein MKTAFRLLLEYDGSRYQGWQKQGPRQTAQGVRTVAGTLERVLFEAGLSVSTLGGSGRTDAGVHALGQVAHLHLDGRPVKPFELQRILDEGLPHDIAVRSIAPCPAAFHARHDALTRTYLYQIALRRTALAKPFVWWVKGALDLARLREAWMAFEGTHDVSAFADLSRGDDPRCGVTAIDCVEDGSLALLRVTADHFLHRQVRRMVGAAVACAQGKARIEALRGDLARPTPEANLAWGALAAPAAGLFLEHVAYPGDPGPGPLRAAGVR, encoded by the coding sequence ATGAAGACGGCCTTCCGCCTCCTGCTGGAATACGACGGAAGCCGCTACCAGGGCTGGCAGAAACAGGGACCGCGGCAGACCGCGCAGGGCGTCCGCACCGTGGCCGGCACCCTGGAGCGGGTGCTCTTCGAGGCCGGACTCAGCGTCTCGACCCTGGGGGGCTCCGGACGCACCGACGCCGGCGTCCACGCCCTGGGCCAGGTGGCCCACCTCCACCTGGACGGAAGGCCCGTCAAGCCCTTCGAACTCCAGCGCATCCTGGACGAAGGCCTGCCCCACGACATCGCGGTGCGGTCCATCGCCCCATGCCCCGCCGCCTTCCACGCGCGCCACGACGCCCTGACGCGGACCTACCTGTACCAGATCGCCCTGCGCCGCACCGCGCTCGCGAAGCCCTTCGTGTGGTGGGTGAAGGGGGCGCTGGACCTGGCCCGCCTCCGGGAGGCCTGGATGGCCTTCGAGGGCACCCACGACGTGTCCGCCTTCGCCGATCTGTCCAGGGGCGACGACCCGCGCTGCGGCGTCACCGCCATCGACTGCGTCGAGGACGGGTCCCTGGCCCTGTTGCGGGTCACCGCCGACCATTTCCTCCATCGCCAGGTGCGCCGGATGGTGGGGGCCGCCGTCGCCTGCGCCCAGGGCAAGGCCCGGATCGAGGCCCTCCGCGGCGACCTCGCCCGGCCCACCCCCGAGGCCAACCTCGCCTGGGGCGCCCTCGCCGCCCCCGCCGCCGGCCTCTTCCTGGAGCATGTCGCCTATCCCGGCGACCCCGGTCCCGGCCCCCTCCGCGCCGCCGGCGTCCGCTGA